Part of the Brevibacillus brevis genome is shown below.
CCCTGAAATCGCGTCGACAAATTGCGGATCGGTTTCGGCGTAAAGATACACCAGCCTGTATTCCCGATTCCCTTTCCCGTCGTCCTTCCCCAGATAGGAGAGGGAGGGCTCCATGCCTTTTTCCAGCGTTTCACGTGCCGTTTTTTCCGGAATGACCAGCTTTGCGTCTGGCAGCTCTCCTTCATACTGCCTCCTCTATTTTTTCGATTGCCTGTGCTCCAGCACCGCTTTCATCAACTGAGCGGCTTCCGCCCTGGTCACTGGATCGTTCGGATGGAACGATTGGCTTTGCTCACCGGGCAAAAGCCCGAGGGAATGGAGAATCGTGACGGCCGGGGTATCCTTTTTCGCGACATCGGAATAGGGCGATACGAAAATCCCCGGCTTATCCAGCAGATCCCCGTAACCGAGCAGTCTGGCGAACATGTCTGCCGCCTGCGCGCGCGTGACGGCCTTGTCCGGTTCAAAGCGCGATCCTTCCTTGGGGATCAGTCCATACTGGACCGCCTTGTAGATGGCGGCGAACTGCGGATGCTTGTCATCGACATCCGCAAACGGGAAGGGATTTTCTCCCTCGTCATCCGAGCTGGAGACGTGAGAGGAATGAAACTCGATACGGTTGGTCATCCGGGCCAGCATCTGCGCCAGTTCGCCTCGTGTCACCTGCTTGTCAGGCTCGAGGCTGCCTCCTTCCGCCGTCAGCAAGCCCATGCGCTGGGCGAACTCCAGAGCTTCCTGCTGCGGGTGGTCGGCAATATCGCCGGGCCGCTGCTTTTTTTGCTCCTGCTTGAAGCTGATCCATTCGCCGGTCAGCCCATCCACGACTCCTTGGTCGCCAACATAGCGATACACCAGCATGACCTTTTGGTTAGCTGCGGGCATCTGTACGTGGCGCTGTTGCGGCGTGTAGTACGTCAGCATCACTGATTTCTGCTGTCGCTCGGCTTTCTTGGCGGCCGAAGCGTCGATCGCTTTCCGCTTGTCCCCGGCGAGATACGTCCGGTCTTCCGGACGCACTTCCAACAGCTCCGCCTCTCCCGACTGCGGATTGACCTGCACGAAAAACTCCGCGTCTTCGATCGGCACGCCGTCCTTTATCCATCCAAACCGAATCTCGTATGCCCTGCCGCGCTCCAATTGATTCTGCAGATCCTCATCCGAAGGCTGTTGATCCAGCAAGTAGATTTCACCCAGACGGTCCGATAAAAGATTCTTCACCAGAGCTGCTGCGCTTGCCTCTGCCTCCTTCCAGGACACGGCTTTCTCGATTTTTGCGCCGTCCTCCCGGAACCGAGCCCGCTCGCTGGTGCTGAACTCGTCCAGTTGCCCGCGATCGTCGATCCGCACCTGCACCGTATCTCCTGGCTTGCCTTTGGTATGAAGAGGCGTAAAATCAAACTTCCAGTTGCGAACCTCGATCCCGCCAGGGCCCGACCTGCCTCCTCCGCCCCGGCTGCCTTCCGAACGGTATTCGCCGGGCAGTTTTTTGATCAGCTGTTCGGCGATTTGCTGGGCCTGCTCTTTGGTCACCCGCGTCCGGCTGTCGTCCTGCGGGGAGACCGTCGTACCCAGCGGCTGCACGCCCTTGCTTTCCGCAAGTTGGCCCAGAGCGTTGACAACAGCGCCTGAAACGGCGTCCACGAACTGGGGATCCCTTGGGCTGTATTCGTAGACCAGCTTGTACTTTCCGCTGTCCTGATCATAGGCTCCGGTCATGCTGGACAGCTCCTTGTAGAGGAGGGAGGGACCCGCTTTTTCCGCCAGCAGCTTTTCCGCCTGTTCCACAGGCAACACGCTTGTGGGCTCAGGCAGTTCGCCTTTGGTCCACTCCCGGGTGAACGAGCTAACTTCTCCCGAGCGGTCGACGACTACTTGAAAACCGTTTTCCAGAAACGGCAGCCCGTTTTCTACTCTCGTAAACGTAAACGCATGCTCCGAAATATCGGTAGAATAGAATCGTAGAGGGCCGTATTGATTGGGCTTGGCCAGCTCTTTTCGTTCGTCCGCGCTGGTGACCCGCTGCAAAAAATCCGTCGCCACTTCCAGCGCCTTCTCCTGGCTGATCGATGCGGACGGCGATGTGGCCTTGGCCGAAGAATCGTAACGCGAATATTGGAGCAATTCTCCGGTTGCTGCATCGATTCGGACATAGATCCCGCTCTCGTCCTTTTTATCCTGCCACGTGATCTGCCAGCTGGACTGGCCGAAGAAGCGCTCACGCTCCGCGTCGAGAAACATAGCGTCTTCTTGCTTGTAGTCTTGCGGAATCGCGATCCACTTTTGGGCGAGCCCGATCGCTTGCTCCTTCGTGACATGAGGAGAAGCCGACTCGGCGGCGTATGCAACAGGGGGTGCAGCAGGCAACGGAATCCCGAGCGTCGGCGTCAAAACAAGCGCAAGCGACATTCCCGCAGCCATTTTCCACGCGGGGGTTTCTTTCCTCACAAAAACATCTCCTTTTCCAAACTTTGTATACATTCCCCATTTTACCATTAATTTGGAAAAAACAAAAAAGATCTGCCCGCAACAGTTGGCTGCGGGCAGACCTTCTCGTTTCTTTCGTTATACTTCGAGCATTTTTCCGAGCGACTCGACATTCAGCACATTTCCCACCAGGAAATTGCCGAACTCGCCGAAGCGGGCGCTCACTTCGTCAAAGCGCATTTCATACACGATGTGCTTGAATTCCAGCGGATCGTTGGCAAACAGGGTGACGCCCCACTCCCAATCGTCGAAGCCGACGGAGCCGCCGATGATTTGTTTGACCTTGCCGGCGTACTTGCGGCCGATCATGCCGTGGGAGCGCATCATTTCCTGGCGCTCCTGCATCGTCAGCATGTACCAGTTGTCCTGCAGCTCGCGTTTTTTGTTCATCGGGTAGAAGCAGATGTGCTCCCACTTCGGCAGGATCGGATACAGGCGTTCACGCACGTGCGGGTTGGCCTTCGGATCTTCGCCCGGATTGTTTACGTAATTGCTCAGCTCTACGACAGACACGTAGGAGTACGGAGCTTGTGTATATGTAGCAAAGCGAGTCTTGTTGAACGCCGTCTTGATCTCATCGAGCTCCTGCATGGTCGGGCGCAGGAACATGAACACCAGGTCGGCCTTGTGGCCCAGAATGGAATAGATGGCTGTGCTGCCTTGCTTCTCCGCTTCATTCGCTTCCCACGTGCGAATCAGGGCGTTCAGCTCGTCCAACGCCGCCTGGCGCTCCTGCTCGGATGCCGCTCTCCATTTTTCCCAGTTGATGGTGCGGAAATTGTGGTACGTATACCAACCTTCCAATGTAAGCAACGCTTCGTTTGCGCTCACCTGAAATCAGCTCCTTTGAAAAATCTGGTTATCCCCTTGGCAACATTCCCAGTATAGCATAAGGAGCTGACTGATATTCGGAACAGATTGGTGAACAAGCGTTCTTTCCCTTTTCGCATGGCTAAGCTCGCGTTTTCGCCGACAGCCTCGACGCTGCTTCCTCGTCCACGATCACGGTGACGTCGGGATGCTGCTGCAAAAGCGACGCCGGCACATCCGCCGTCATTTCTCCCTCGATCATGCGGCGCACTGCCTCCGCTTTGGCCTCGCCGCTTGCCAGCAGTACGATTTTTTTCGCGCCGAGAATGGTGCGAATCCCCATGGAAACGGCCTGGGTCGGCACTTCATCGATTGTATCGAAAAAGCGGGCGTTCGCCTGAATGGTGCTCTCTGTGAGCTGAACCACACGGGTCGTCGTCTCTTGCCCGGATCCCGGCTCGTTGAAGCCGATATGACCGTTGTTGCCGATGCCCAGCACCTGGATGTCGATACCGCCTGCCGCGGCGATGGCTTGCTCGTACCGCTGACATTCGGCTGCGAGATCGGCTGCATCCCCCCGCGGTATGTTGGTTTGGTCTGCCGGGAGATTGATGTGGGAGAACAGGTTTTGCTCCATGTACGTCCGGTAGCTTTGCGGATGATGGCCAGGCAAGCCGACATACTCATCCAGATTAAAGCTGGTCGCGCGCGAAAAATCGATCCCTTCCGTCCTGCAGAGCTCGACCAGCTCCCGATACATGCCGACCGGGGTCCCACCTGTCGCCAGCCCCAGTACCGTCTCCGGATTGCGGGTGACCTCATCCGCGAGCAGCCGTGCTGCCTGCTTGCTCATCTCGTCGTAGTCTTTTGCGATCACAAGCTTCATCCAACGTTTCACTCCTGTTAATATTTTCGCTCCAGGACAGCTTTGGCCGTCCGTTCCTTGTACATCAACGCTTTTTCTTTGTTGCGCATCGCGATGGCCGTGAAAATGACATCGAGTACGTGCAATTGCGCCATTTTGGCTGCCAGCGACCCGCCTTGCAGAGGCCCTTCCTGCGCCGCCGTCAGCAAGGTGATGTCCGCCACGTTGGTGATCGGCGAGCGGCGGTAATGCGTCACGCAAATAGCGGTAGCCCCCGCCTCTTTCGCCACTTTCAACGAGTCGATCGTATCTTTCGTGCTGCCCGAGACGGACAATCCTACTGCCACATCTCCGGGGCCGAGCGTCGCCGCCGCCATCGCCTGCAGGTGAGACTCGGTGAACGCATCGACCCGCAGCCCGATGCGCAGGCAGGTGTACTTGGCATCCTGTGCCGTCACCGCCGAAGTGCCCACGCCGTAAAAGTGAATCGTTCCGGCAGTCCGCAATAGCTCGATACAGCGCTCCAGCGTGTCCATCTCGAACAGTGCATTTGTATCTTCGATGGCTTGGCGATTTGTCGCCGTCACCTTCTGCGCGATGATTCCAAGCGAATCGTCTTCGCCGACTTCTCCGTGCAGGTTTTTCACCGGATTCACCAGCTCTTGCGCCAGCGCGAGCTTGAACTCCTGATAACCGCGAAATCCGATCTTCCGGCAGAAGCGCAGAACCGTCGTCTCGCCTACCTCCGCCTTTTCCGCCAAGTCGATGACGGAGGAGTAAATGACGCTTTCCGTCTGGGCGAGCACGATCTGCGCCACTTTTTGCTCCGACTTGGTAAAGGAAGGCAGCAAGCTTTGAATTTCCAGCAGGGTATTCGTTTTTACGCCCGCTCCGGACAAAGCGTCCAATCCTTCCTCCTGTCGTCCGGCCATCCGTTTTCCCTCCCATATCAAAAAGGCTGTAGTTTTCCTACAGCCATTATACACAAAAAGGAGTAATCCACCACATATTTTATTGGTAGTGGAGTTTTTCTCCATTTTGTACTCTTCCGGTTGTTTCCCTAACAGGATCTTACTCGTACGTAGCCAACAGCAAGCTGAACCCGCAAAAGAAAATCCAGCACGGTAGTCGCTCCTGTCTCGACAGTTGCCACAGCAGCTTCTGCTGCATAGCCGGGGGCACTGACGACGACCAGATAGCTGCCTGGGGCAAGATCGGGGACGATATACCGCCCCTGGCCGTCCGTTTGCACGGTCGCCACGATCCCTACCGGCGACTGTCTTGCTTGCACACGCACGACCGCTCCCGCAATGGGCAATCCTGTGGCCGACGAGCGAACGGCTCCTGTGATGCTCCCCGTCGCAGACAGGCGAATGGTGATAAACGTCGTCTGATCGGCCAGCACGACGGCTTGGGCGCTTCCCATCCCGATCCCGGGTATCATCCCTTGGACCGTGTACGTACCTGGAGCTACGTTGACAAAACGGAACGTGCCGTCCGGCTGCGCCAGGATGTTCTGCAGGCGCACACGGTTTGCATCGAACAAGGCGAGCTGAATGTTGTTGCCTTGCGCCTGGGCCCCGTCAGGAAGCAGCACGCTCCCCGAGATGTCCCCAGCCAGCGGCAGCATCCCTACCGTTTTAGTAGCAGTCTGGCCGCCGAGTACGGAAACCGTACGGTAGGTGGTCCCGTAACCATCCGCGCTGGCGATGACGTTGTACATTCCTTCCGGCAGACCGGCGACAAGGAATTGCCCTTCGTTATTCGTAACCGTATTGGAGACGAATTGACCGTTGGCATAGAGCTGAATGGCTACCGCAGCTCCCGAGATGGAAAGTCCGGTCACCTGATCGATGACCGATCCGGCCAGGCTTCCCGGCAGCGCAGCCATCGTCAGCGTGAGTCCCGCGACCGTCTGTCCTGCCCCGACGGTCACGGTCTGCATGGCTGCAGCGAAGCCGCTTTCCATCGCACGGACGATGTAGGTGCCCGGCGGGAGATTGCCTATCGAATAGTTGCCGAGATCGTCGGTGACTGCGCTCCCGAACAGTGTCCCGTGCGAATCTTTTACCTGCACGGACGCATTGGGGATGGAAGTCCCTGCGTCAGTTTGCACGCGTCCCGTGACCGTAGCCGGGTTGGGTGGAAGGCCCACTGCGATGACCGTGGTGGTAACCGAAAAGATCGTCGCTCCCACTACTTGCGTCGCGTAACGGTCCGTGCTGATCGACAGCGTGTAGGTCAGCGGAGCCAATCCTTCGATCACAAAATGCCCCAGTCCGTCCGTGATGGTCCGCGCCAGCAAATTGTTGGTGGACGGAAAGTAGACAATCACGTCGACTCCTACCAGCGGTGTTCCGTCAAACGCATCCAAGACTGTCCCCCGGAGTGTTCCCGGGTCGGGGATCAGCTGGACATCTACCATCGCGGTCGCCCCCGCCTCCACCGCAAAAGAGACGTTCTGGCGTTGGTAATCTGCTTGGCGGACAAGCAAGGTGTAATTCCCAGCCTGAAATCCGTCGATCATGTACCTGCCCTGTGCATCCGTCTGGGAAGAAAAAAGAATGGTGCTGTTGTCGTCGAGAAGACGGACCAGCGAGTTTGGCAAGGGAGTGCTGACCCATGCGTCACTGACCTCGCCCGAAACGCCGGACGGCAAAGGCGGCAGAGAGAAATCCAGCACGGTCGCAGCTCCCTGACCAACCAGCGTCGTGGAAGCCTCGGCCGCATACTCAGCGGCAGTGGCGATCAGCGTGTAGCTTCCCGCACTCAGACCGCCGGTTGAATAGCTGCCTTGATCATTCGCCACGAGAATCGTCATGATCGTACCCGAAGGGCTTCCTTGCCTGACCGTTATGACCGCTCCCGGGATTGGCAGTCCAGAGCTTTCATCCCGTACCGTGCCGGCAATGCTCCCCGGCAATCCGACCAGGGCAAAGCTTAGGACAGAAGAGCTCCCTGCCTGTATTTCGGCACCCGCTGCATCGCTCCCGAATCCTGCTGCACTCGTATTCACCGTGTACACGCCAGGGGCCAGATGGCTCACCGAATAATTCCCGTACGGATCCGTCACTACCGAGACGACCGGCGCTCGTGTGCTGTCGTACACAATCACGGTAGCACCTGGGATGGGCAAGCCTGTATTTTGGTCGGTAACGGTGCCGGACAGGCTGCCCGGATCTGCTGTCAATGTTTGCTGGAAGTTGGACGTTTGCCCCGCTTGCAGGAGCACCGACTGGGAGGCAGACGAAAAATAGGGAGCAGAGACCGTGACATTGATCACTTGGGGAGGCAGATTCTCGATTTGGAATGTCCCTAGACCGTCCGTAAGCACTTGGGTAATCAGCAAGCCCCGCACATCAGTCACAAGCACTTTGCTGCCGGGGATCCCCATACCCGTTGCCTGATTCATCACGAGTCCGGACAGGACAGCAGGAAGATCCTTCAGGACGACCGTAGCGCTGGCGACGGCATTCGCCGTTACTGTCACTCCGACGCTCCCGGCTCCGTACCCGGGGGCGTTTCCCAGTACCGTATACGTTCCGGGAGCTACATTGCCGAAGGAAAACGTGCCATCTGCGCTTGCCAGCAGGCTTTGCAGGACTACTTGGGCATTATCCAGCAGCTTGACGTTTAGATTGCTCCCGGTGACAGGAGTCCCCTGTCCGTTTACGATGACACCCGCGACAGCTCCGGGCAGGGGAAACAGAACGCTGCTTGCGTCTGTCGTATCTCCGCTAACCACATTGACGCCAATCGTTCTTGCCGCATAACCGGGGGCGCTAGCTGCCACCGTATAGGCTCCTGGCACAAGATGATTGATCACGAAATTGCCAAACATATCTGTATGGGTCGAGGCTGCAACATTTCCGGCGCTGACAGAGCGAACGAGGATGGACGCGCCGACGAGCGGGGTACCCGGGGCGGAGGCATCTGCAATTTGACCGCTGATTCCCCCCGGATTGGCTGTGAGGACGAAGCCAAGGCCCGTCTCGCTTTCCCCCGGTGCGAGGGTCACCCCGACCATTCCATTTGAAAACCCTGGCGCCGTCGCCGTCACGGTAAAGGTCCCCGCAGGGAGATTGCCGATCGTATACGCACCAGATGCATCTGTATAGCCAAACCCCAATGTCGTTTCGCCTGCGTCCAATACGCGGATGATCGCATTGCTGATTGGCGTAAGTCCGGTGTCTCGTACCGTCCCCGCGATCATAGCAGGGTCGGGGGTCATGCTCAGCGACACGTAAGACGTTCCGCCGGCGGAGACGACCGTACCCACCGACTGGACAGAATAACCGGCCGCAGCAGCCGTCACTACATAAGTTTCGGGTGCTACTCCCGCAAGCGAAAACGTCCCGTCCTCCCCGGTCAATTGAGAAGCGATGAGGATATTTTGGATATCGAAAATTCGCACGACGGTACCCGGAACCGCAGGAGCGATCACACCCTTGATCGTCCCGAACTCCATGGCAAGCAAGCTCTCTACCGAGGTGGTCGTATCGGCCAAAACGTTGGCGCCCGTGCGATTGGACTGGTAGCCGCCGGCAGAACCGATGACCGTGTAATGGCCGGCTCCCAGCCCGGACATCTGAAAATTCCCTTGGCTGTCCGTCCTGGCGGTGTCTACAAGCGAGCCGTTGGCGTCCAGAACATTCACTTGCGCCCCCGCAATTGGCGCCGATGTTCCTTGTGCCAAGATACGCCCTTGAATCTCGCCGGGACTGGGGAACAAGGATAGGGAAACGGTCGTGGCCGCATTTGCCGAAACAGCTGCCGTTGCGCTGCCGCTTCGGTAATCCGCAGCGCTTACCGACACGGTATAGCTGCCAGGCGAAAGCCCGGAAATGACGTAGTTGCCCGACAGATCGCTGTATGTGGACGCAACTACCGCTCCAGCGCTGTTGAGGACACTCACCTCCACATTCGCCCCTGTGATCGGCAGACCGTTCGTTGCATCGAGGATCGTGCCGAAAATGGATCCGGGCAAATCGGCCAGCTGGGCATTCAATGTCGTCGTTGCTCCGGATTGGATCACGGCTGCTGTCACGTAGGTCGCTTTATCGGCGGCAGAAACCATGACCGCATACGATTGCGGCAGCAACCCCGGCACTCCGTATTGCCCGTTGCCGTCCGTCAGCACACTCGCCGCGACTGGACCTCCGGGCACATTTTCCCGGACAGTCACAAGCGCTCCCTGGATGGGCTGGCCGGAGCTGTCTACGACCTGCCCCGCCAACGCCCCCGCCGTAGAAAGAAGGACCATGCTCAAAATCGTCATCTGCATCGGATAGATGGTAGCCCCCAGAGTCACGGTAGCAAACGTATCAGCGTTGGCCGTTACCAAGTAGGAATCCGGTGCAAGATGGGGAAAAGAAAAGCCGCCCGCTGCATCCGTCAAGGCATGGGCAATCGGAACCGCCCCCTTGGAAACCGTCACCGTCCCATTCGCGATCGGATTCATCGCGGTGTCCGTCATCGTTCCGCTCAAAACTCCTGCCAAAAATTCCAGCGCCAGGTCAGCCTGAGTCGTGCCTCCCGCAGATACCTGGATTCCTACCGTTTTACTGGCGTATCCTTGTGCAACAACTACTAGCGCATAAGAACCTGGGGGAATAGAGGAAAGGGTGTACTCCCCATTGATGTCCGTCAAGGTACTGCCTACTATTACACCACCGGTCGTTACAACCTTGACGCTGGCGAATGCCAGATCCGCAGATGTCTCCCCGTCCGTGACGGTTCCGCTGACCGTCCCTGGGAGAGCAGACAAGCGAAACGAAAGAATTTTCGCATCCCCAGGGACCAGTGAGACGCCTGCGTACTGAGCGGAGAACCCAGCGGCGCTTGCCCGCACTTGATACACCCCCGCCGTCAGCTTGTTCAACAGGTAGGCCCCTGTGCCATCCGTCGCAGCTTCCGTCACCGGCATTCCCGATTGGCTGAGGACTTCTACAAGTGCGCCAACGACCGGGACGTTGCCGGGTCCGGTCACGGCTCCGGACAGTTGGGCAGGCAACGGCTGCAGCACGACATCGTGCGTCGTTGATTGGGCTTTGCCGACATTGACTGCAGCAGAATTCGATTGGCACGCATCCGCACTGACCGTTACCGTATAGGCTCCGGGCGCTATGCCAGCGAACTGGTACGTCCCGGAAGCCCCGGTCGCCACCTGCGAGACCGTGACACCCGCGCCGTTAACCAGCTTGACTAATGCACCCGCGATAGGGGCCGCTCCCTGAATTGTCACCGTTCCCGCTATACTCCCCGGGGTCGGAGACAGCAGGACGGTCGCATGGGTGGTTTGGCCCAAAGACACCGTCGCGATTTGAATCTTTTGGTCATAGGTGGGAAGCGACACCGCCAAGGAGTAGGTAGCCGGAGTCAGCCCCGCAAAGGAATAGGCCCCATCGGCATTGGAGGTGGTCGTTCCCACAAGAGCGAGACTGCTGTCGAACAGCTCCGCCGTGGCACCGGCCAGCGGAAAATTCGTCGCTTGATCGAGGACGACCCCCGCGATACTTCCTGACGCAATGACGTTCAGGAAAATCTGGTCTTGGACCGGCGCGATCTTTCCTCCCGAAAAGCTGTCCAATCCGGAGACCATAGCCGTGTCGAGGCTTCGAGTCCCTCCGGAAGAATTGGTGTAGATGCCGCTCACGGTAAACGCTAGCGTTGCTGTCGCACCTGCCGCCACATTGCCGAGTGTCCAGCTGAGGACCTTTGTCAGCGGATTGTAGACAACCGACCCGGTACTCGCGCTGTTCACGGTAATAGCCGTGATTTGGTCGAGCTCGATCAGATCGTTTACCACCACATTGTTTGCCTGGCTTTTCCCCGGATTTGACACGACGATGCTTCCTGTCCACTGGGAGACCTGGCCCGTCGTGACGTTGCCAGGCCCTCCTGTCAGCTGCTTGTCGATTGCCAGACCCGCACGGACGTCGCTGACCGCAACCGTACCGGGATTGCTGAAGGCCGCTGTAAAGGCAAAGCCTTCGCTCGCCCGCAGCGAATCCTTGTTGTAGTTGTTGTCGTTCGCAGAAGAAAACGGGATGAAGCGCAGCGAAGTCAATGTATTGATCGACAAAGTGGAAAGGAATGCCGCTGCCGGCATCACCAGGTCGATGAAATAATCCGGCGTTCCGCCGAAATTGGAACCGTCGCCCGTCAGCCTTACCCGCGCCGTATCAAAGTTGATAATCGGCGACTGCCAGTTCGGCGTACCGTTTCCATCGGTCCCTTCGGCTGGGTCGTTCCAGGAGTTGGCTTGGACTATCGTATTCTGTATCAAGGCAATCCGGTTGCGCAGTCCTTGTACGCCGAGCATCCACTGGTACGTTCCTGCTACACCGTTTGTGTTGATCAGATATCCCCAGGCAAAGTTCTGAAACCCTGTCTTTTGGGAATTCCGGGGGTCTTCGTTGACGCGCATCCGAAAGTACAGGGTAGTGCCGTCGTAGGCCAGAAACACCGCCGGAAACGTCGCATCGCCGACGATGTCCGCACTTCCCGGAGACTCATCGTTGGGCACATCGCCGAACGGTACTCCGCCAAGAGAAAAGGGGATGAACTGGTTGTCTGCAGGGTAGGCCATGTAAACTCACCTCTTGCCTTTACGTTATGTACCCACATCCCCCAAGCGCTGTAAATCCCTCCAAATCGGGCTTATCCGCTTCTGTCCCATGTACAAAAAGAGGCCCCCGCCCACCAAATCAGTGAGCGGAGGCCTCTGCCTCGTTCCGTTTTTCCTTACCCAAACACGCGATATCCGAGCATGATGACGGCGACCATTACGATGAGCGCCCCGATGAAAAAGCCGATGCTGCCTTCATTCCTGCGTGCTTTGCCCATCGTCATTTCGATGAGGCCGAACGATACGATGGCGAGCAGTCCTTTTACATAGTAATACACATCGCTGGTATGGAATTGGAACAGCATCCACAAGCCGGTAACGAGAATGATGACCATCATGAGCCTAAGCAGCATGTGAAGAACTTTTGCCACTGTGGTTTTGCCGGCGCGATACAGGATGTACCCGACGATCAAGAGGACAAAGGCGAGCTCCCAGCTTCCGACATGCGCTTTCAACAACGCAGTACCCAAGCGAAATCAACTCCTTGATTCTAATTATTGCCTGTCCACGACATTATAACAGAAGTGTCGGTTGCATGCAGATGCCTGAACACATGGCATTATTGTGACAGAAGTGTCGGGAAGAGTGCGAGGGCTTCGCTTCGTGGTTTTCTTCTGCCACACTCTCGTGCCGGGGGCGGAAAAAGGGGAAAACGCTCCAGGTTAGTACGGACACTGCTCGGGGGTCTTTCCTGGCCGGCTCCGCTCCAAAAGTGGAACGGCGGCCAAAGTTGTGATCTCAGAGAGCTTTCTCATGGGTGGCCGCTCAAGCGTGTTCCACTTTTTCCGCTCCTCGATTTTCCCGCTTTCTTTCGTATTGAACCGCGTGCCCCACCCTCTGATCTGATCGGGAAACCACGGCTTCCGGGCAAGTACTAGCATCTAAATCCCGGGCTCTTAGTGTACGGGCTAACAGAATCGCTCCGCTCATTGCAGCAACGTACTCCCCATTCAGAACACGAATCAAAAAAGGCTGCACAAATCGCGCAGCCTTTGCCTTTACCTCTGCTCTCTGCTCACTTCTCTTCCTACCATCAACGCAGCAGAAAACCGTCTTTCAGTGGATCGGTCGGGTCGACGACGAATTGGTGGAGGCCGGTGATGAAGGCCTTGCCTTCGATTGTCGGGATGATCGCCTCATATTTGCCTACCTGGGTGGTGGCGGTTACGGTGCCGACGAATTGGCTGTTGACGATTCCTTCGTGGACGAACGGCTCCCCGGCTGCCAGCTGTCCCCGGGCAAACAATGTGGCAAGTCGTGCAGCCGTGCCTGTGCCGCAGGGGGAGCGGTCGATTTGTTTGTCTGCAAATATGGTGACATTGCGCAGGTGCGAGGTCGGCTTTTTCGGCTCGTCGGAAATGATGACTCCGTAAATGCCGGTGAGCTCGGGTTCCAGCGGGTGGACGACCGTGAGCTTTGATTCGAGCTGCTCCTTGATCCGGGCTCCCCACTCCTGGAGCTGGGGCAATTGTTCGATTTCCACCTGCACGCCCAAATCTTTCGCCTGCACGACGGCGTAAAAGGCTCCACCGAAGGCGACGTCGACAACAAAAGAGCGATCCCCCCACTCGATTGGGACATCCTGGGCAAACACGAAAGAAGGGACGTTTTCAAACGTGACGGACTTCACCTGGTCGTCTTCCACCCGCGCCTGCGCCCGGATGCGGCCGGCAGGACTGTCGATGACGAGGCCGTCCTGGACGTCTTCCGCCTTCAATAGTCCTGTTTCGTATGCAGCCGTGACAACCGCGATGATGCCGTGGCCGCACATGGTGCTGTATCCTTCGTTGTGCATGAACAGCA
Proteins encoded:
- a CDS encoding YcdB/YcdC domain-containing protein, encoding MRKETPAWKMAAGMSLALVLTPTLGIPLPAAPPVAYAAESASPHVTKEQAIGLAQKWIAIPQDYKQEDAMFLDAERERFFGQSSWQITWQDKKDESGIYVRIDAATGELLQYSRYDSSAKATSPSASISQEKALEVATDFLQRVTSADERKELAKPNQYGPLRFYSTDISEHAFTFTRVENGLPFLENGFQVVVDRSGEVSSFTREWTKGELPEPTSVLPVEQAEKLLAEKAGPSLLYKELSSMTGAYDQDSGKYKLVYEYSPRDPQFVDAVSGAVVNALGQLAESKGVQPLGTTVSPQDDSRTRVTKEQAQQIAEQLIKKLPGEYRSEGSRGGGGRSGPGGIEVRNWKFDFTPLHTKGKPGDTVQVRIDDRGQLDEFSTSERARFREDGAKIEKAVSWKEAEASAAALVKNLLSDRLGEIYLLDQQPSDEDLQNQLERGRAYEIRFGWIKDGVPIEDAEFFVQVNPQSGEAELLEVRPEDRTYLAGDKRKAIDASAAKKAERQQKSVMLTYYTPQQRHVQMPAANQKVMLVYRYVGDQGVVDGLTGEWISFKQEQKKQRPGDIADHPQQEALEFAQRMGLLTAEGGSLEPDKQVTRGELAQMLARMTNRIEFHSSHVSSSDDEGENPFPFADVDDKHPQFAAIYKAVQYGLIPKEGSRFEPDKAVTRAQAADMFARLLGYGDLLDKPGIFVSPYSDVAKKDTPAVTILHSLGLLPGEQSQSFHPNDPVTRAEAAQLMKAVLEHRQSKK
- the hemQ gene encoding hydrogen peroxide-dependent heme synthase, with amino-acid sequence MSANEALLTLEGWYTYHNFRTINWEKWRAASEQERQAALDELNALIRTWEANEAEKQGSTAIYSILGHKADLVFMFLRPTMQELDEIKTAFNKTRFATYTQAPYSYVSVVELSNYVNNPGEDPKANPHVRERLYPILPKWEHICFYPMNKKRELQDNWYMLTMQERQEMMRSHGMIGRKYAGKVKQIIGGSVGFDDWEWGVTLFANDPLEFKHIVYEMRFDEVSARFGEFGNFLVGNVLNVESLGKMLEV
- the nagB gene encoding glucosamine-6-phosphate deaminase is translated as MKLVIAKDYDEMSKQAARLLADEVTRNPETVLGLATGGTPVGMYRELVELCRTEGIDFSRATSFNLDEYVGLPGHHPQSYRTYMEQNLFSHINLPADQTNIPRGDAADLAAECQRYEQAIAAAGGIDIQVLGIGNNGHIGFNEPGSGQETTTRVVQLTESTIQANARFFDTIDEVPTQAVSMGIRTILGAKKIVLLASGEAKAEAVRRMIEGEMTADVPASLLQQHPDVTVIVDEEAASRLSAKTRA
- a CDS encoding MurR/RpiR family transcriptional regulator; this translates as MAGRQEEGLDALSGAGVKTNTLLEIQSLLPSFTKSEQKVAQIVLAQTESVIYSSVIDLAEKAEVGETTVLRFCRKIGFRGYQEFKLALAQELVNPVKNLHGEVGEDDSLGIIAQKVTATNRQAIEDTNALFEMDTLERCIELLRTAGTIHFYGVGTSAVTAQDAKYTCLRIGLRVDAFTESHLQAMAAATLGPGDVAVGLSVSGSTKDTIDSLKVAKEAGATAICVTHYRRSPITNVADITLLTAAQEGPLQGGSLAAKMAQLHVLDVIFTAIAMRNKEKALMYKERTAKAVLERKY